In Paenibacillus sp. FSL M7-0420, a single genomic region encodes these proteins:
- a CDS encoding helix-turn-helix transcriptional regulator, with protein sequence MKMDRLIALIMILLEHEQISARELAERLEVSRRTIYRDIDTLNRAGLPIYTLMGAWGGVGLMKSYKVGKTVFTPQEIQNLQNGMQSYKQLFGRREMVYAAEKLNALYPDNAEGRPNAPFVMDLSLNQGNDSLRSLFGMIETAMNEHAVLTFAYTDARGQSSERRVEPYQVVFKESTWYLQAYCLDKQGYRIFKLARMSGLQVTKEQFVPKAFTPLPMDGGDWLSQDWVEVTIRLDRSVMDRVIERFGADHILRVDEHHCWAKYPIIANDYGYDRLLAFGDKCEVLGPPEIRNGFKAYVRGIMRKYEGD encoded by the coding sequence ATGAAAATGGATCGCTTGATTGCGCTCATTATGATCCTGCTGGAGCATGAGCAGATTAGTGCGCGCGAGTTAGCAGAGCGGCTCGAAGTCAGCCGACGAACGATTTACCGGGATATTGATACGCTGAATAGAGCCGGCCTGCCGATCTATACGCTCATGGGGGCATGGGGCGGTGTCGGCCTGATGAAATCCTACAAAGTCGGCAAAACCGTGTTCACCCCGCAAGAAATCCAGAACCTGCAGAATGGGATGCAGAGCTATAAGCAGCTTTTTGGAAGACGGGAAATGGTGTATGCGGCGGAGAAGCTGAACGCTCTCTACCCGGACAATGCAGAGGGCAGACCGAATGCGCCGTTCGTCATGGATCTGTCCTTGAATCAAGGGAATGATTCGCTGCGTAGCTTGTTCGGGATGATCGAGACGGCGATGAATGAACACGCTGTGCTGACTTTTGCGTATACGGATGCGCGGGGGCAGAGCAGTGAACGGCGGGTGGAGCCGTATCAGGTGGTTTTCAAGGAAAGTACCTGGTACTTGCAAGCCTATTGTCTGGATAAGCAGGGCTACCGGATCTTCAAGCTGGCCAGAATGAGCGGTCTCCAGGTGACGAAGGAGCAGTTCGTTCCAAAAGCGTTCACCCCTCTTCCCATGGACGGAGGAGATTGGTTAAGCCAGGACTGGGTGGAGGTTACGATTCGGCTAGACCGCTCCGTCATGGATCGGGTGATCGAACGGTTCGGTGCCGACCATATCCTGCGGGTGGATGAACACCACTGCTGGGCCAAGTATCCCATTATTGCGAATGACTATGGCTACGACCGGCTGCTTGCTTTTGGAGATAAGTGTGAAGTGCTGGGGCCGCCCGAGATACGGAATGGGTTCAAGGCTTATGTGCGGGGGATTATGAGGAAGTATGAGGGAGATTAG
- a CDS encoding GyrI-like domain-containing protein: MISTRIETKAAFRIIGYKTAISEGGTVHDPAYSPLKTAFFKSTLENGSMAALRPLSESPYGFAAIAQEDGKILYIAGVQSSRPQPEAAVEVLFPGGEYLVLSGQGGLSRLAFDRLEDEAFGDILNDNYEYVYTGHPIAEVLTNGNPMDAEVEVWVPVKKRKAD; this comes from the coding sequence ATGATTTCGACCAGAATTGAAACGAAAGCAGCATTCCGCATCATCGGGTACAAGACGGCTATAAGTGAAGGTGGAACGGTGCACGATCCGGCGTATTCTCCGCTCAAAACGGCTTTTTTCAAAAGCACGCTGGAGAACGGCTCCATGGCCGCCCTGCGTCCCCTGTCTGAGAGTCCATACGGCTTCGCCGCGATTGCCCAGGAGGATGGAAAGATCCTGTATATTGCAGGCGTTCAGTCGTCGAGGCCCCAGCCGGAGGCTGCGGTTGAAGTGCTTTTTCCGGGAGGAGAGTATTTGGTGTTGTCAGGCCAGGGCGGGTTGTCGCGTCTCGCATTTGACCGGCTGGAGGACGAGGCATTCGGTGATATCCTGAACGATAACTATGAGTATGTGTATACCGGACACCCGATCGCGGAGGTACTCACCAATGGTAATCCTATGGATGCCGAAGTCGAAGTATGGGTGCCGGTGAAGAAGCGGAAGGCGGATTGA
- a CDS encoding DUF1648 domain-containing protein: protein MTILPVIIFILVFVPSIIIIVRMPYFSKETISFGVTVSAEQFHSEPLRQMRRSYARISAILHIILFIVGFLCLIYSDEHSRQISWVIISYTLAILVISLVINFRYHLKMKSVLPTLPAAPESSVMEPGLRNGNVGLSSHWFLIHAVIIVVSIVTVLRNYDLISDQLPVHFNGSWTVDRYVDKSYSIVFIPVIMQVLGTFLFIFEYWSIRRGKKQFREDETYRRAWSNFMITASFLFVILLSVVQLNMMSLLNINFVIPVVLSIIAFIILYACALTYWAGQRESRNT from the coding sequence ATGACGATACTGCCTGTTATAATATTTATCCTAGTATTTGTACCTTCCATTATAATCATCGTGAGGATGCCTTATTTCTCAAAAGAGACGATTAGTTTCGGTGTCACTGTCAGCGCTGAACAATTCCACAGTGAGCCTCTGCGCCAGATGCGGAGGTCATATGCTAGAATTAGTGCTATTTTACATATCATCTTATTTATTGTTGGCTTCCTATGCCTGATCTACAGCGATGAACATTCGAGGCAAATCAGTTGGGTCATTATCTCCTATACACTCGCCATCCTCGTAATCTCCCTGGTTATTAACTTTAGGTATCATTTGAAAATGAAAAGCGTACTGCCGACGCTGCCTGCTGCTCCCGAATCATCGGTCATGGAACCTGGATTGCGGAACGGAAATGTTGGCCTGTCCAGTCATTGGTTCCTCATTCATGCTGTTATTATTGTGGTTAGTATTGTAACAGTGCTGCGCAACTACGATCTGATTTCTGACCAGCTTCCGGTCCATTTCAACGGCAGTTGGACCGTAGACCGCTATGTAGATAAATCTTATAGTATCGTGTTTATACCTGTGATCATGCAGGTCTTAGGAACCTTTCTGTTCATATTTGAGTATTGGAGTATCCGCAGAGGGAAGAAGCAGTTTAGAGAAGACGAAACTTACCGCCGTGCCTGGTCGAATTTTATGATTACAGCAAGCTTCTTGTTCGTTATCCTGTTATCCGTAGTACAGCTAAATATGATGTCTCTGCTTAATATTAATTTTGTTATCCCAGTTGTCCTAAGCATAATTGCCTTTATCATCCTATACGCCTGCGCCTTAACGTACTGGGCTGGTCAGCGCGAAAGCCGAAACACTTAA